Genomic segment of Mycolicibacterium psychrotolerans:
TTCATCGAGGTCAGTTATCTGCTGATCTACGGCGAGCTGCCGACCGAGGAGCAGCTCGAGAAGTTCACCACCCAGATCCAGCGGCACACGCTGCTGCACGAGGACCTCAAGCGGTTCTTCGACGGCTTTCCGCGCAACGCGCACCCGATGCCGGTGCTCTCCAGCGCGGTGAACGCGCTGAGCGCCTACTACCAGGACTCACTGGATCCGTTCGATCCCCAGCAGGTCGAGCTGTCGACCATCCGGCTGCTGGCCAAGCTGCCGACCATCGCCGCCTACGCGTACAAGAAGTCCGAGGGTCAGCCGTTCCTCTACCCCGACAACTCGCTGACGCTGGTCGAGAACTTCCTGCGGATGACGTTCGGGTTCCCCGCCGAGCCCTACGAGGTGGACCCCGAGATCGTTCGGGCGCTGGACATGCTGTTCATCCTGCACGCCGATCACGAGCAGAACTGCTCGACCTCGACGGTGCGGCTGGTGGGCAGCTCGCAGGCCAACCTGTTCACCTCGATCTCCGGCGGCATCAACGCGCTGTGGGGCCCGCTGCACGGCGGCGCCAACCAGGCCGTGCTCGAGATGCTCGAGAAGATCCGCAAGGGTGACGACGACGTCGCGACGTTCGTCAAGAAGGTGAAGAACCGCGAGGACGGTGTGAAGCTGATGGGCTTCGGGCACCGCGTGTACAAGAACTACGACCCGCGCGCCCGCATCGTCAAGGAGCAGGCCGACAAGATCCTCGGCAAGATCGGCGTGCAGGACGAGCTGCTCGACATCGCCAAAGAGCTCGAGGAGATCGCGCTGACCGACGACTTCTTCGTCGAGCGCAAGCTCTACCCGAACGTCGACTACTACACCGGCGTGATCTACCGGGCCATGGGCTTCCCGACGCGGATGTTCACGGTGCTGTTCGCCCTGGGCCGGCTGCCCGGGTGGATCGCCCACTGGCGT
This window contains:
- a CDS encoding citrate synthase; the encoded protein is MADNAEAGKEHATLSYPGGELELDIVKASEGADGIALGSLLAKTGYTTFDGGFVNTAPTKSAITYIDGDAGILRYRGYPIEQLAEKSTFIEVSYLLIYGELPTEEQLEKFTTQIQRHTLLHEDLKRFFDGFPRNAHPMPVLSSAVNALSAYYQDSLDPFDPQQVELSTIRLLAKLPTIAAYAYKKSEGQPFLYPDNSLTLVENFLRMTFGFPAEPYEVDPEIVRALDMLFILHADHEQNCSTSTVRLVGSSQANLFTSISGGINALWGPLHGGANQAVLEMLEKIRKGDDDVATFVKKVKNREDGVKLMGFGHRVYKNYDPRARIVKEQADKILGKIGVQDELLDIAKELEEIALTDDFFVERKLYPNVDYYTGVIYRAMGFPTRMFTVLFALGRLPGWIAHWREMHGEPNKIGRPRQIYTGYTERDYADIGSR